From a single Apostichopus japonicus isolate 1M-3 chromosome 12, ASM3797524v1, whole genome shotgun sequence genomic region:
- the LOC139977477 gene encoding uncharacterized protein, which yields MLFFVAIIQCKNINPNDRLQLVISYRNRDESRRDDQRGSLPRNTEIKDAICIHNESEEQTYRRAVSFKSSEIITKDGGRIEIKGTDVSLLVPPGALLEDCEIHIQIISGNLDTGDDVTFASNSAVIVELTPDNFEFQTAVELHLPHCLQLKEKFTNESMEVFASHHHPKAPPHWERDTEVKFELQEESCKLYLKKFCWVTFRINNEIVEAKRLKIFTFGSKVIDTDNESTVNVGYFADVPGNEDIFIDENITVGQFKPFWFKKEEPTPLIIFLKYLTPREWKTTADESRKEISYQDIASSKNRSCEFVLRCISSVRRSGVPYATFRVYRQHDSTSISFRPKIWNDVSEDEEP from the exons atgttgttttttgttgcaATTATTCAATGCAAAAACATTAATCCTAATGATCGGTTACAACTTGTCATTTCTTACAGGAATCGAGACGAAAGCCGAAGAGACGATCAG AGAGGCTCTCTTCCAAGAAATACCGAAATCAAAGATGCAATTTGCATACATAACGAATCCG AGGAACAAACATATAGACGTGCAGTAAGTTTCAAGTCTAGTGAGATAATTACGAAGGACGGCGGCCGAATAGAGATCAAGGGAACAGATGTTTCCCTTCTAGTTCCCCCAGGAGCACTGTTGGAAGACTGTGAAATCCACATACAAATAATCTCTGGCAATCTAGATACAGGAGATGACGTTACATTTGCAAGCAATTCAGCTGTCATTGTGGAATTGACTCCGGACAATTTCGAGTTCCAGACTGCTGTTGAACTTCATCTACCACATTGTCTACAATTGAAGGAAAAATTTACGAACGAGTCGATGGAGGTTTTTGCAAGTCACCACCACCCAA AAGCCCCACCCCACTGGGAAAGAGACACAGAAGTCAAATTTGAACTACAGGAAGAATCATGTAAACTATACTTGAAGAAATTTTGCTGGGTAACATTCAGAATAAACAATGAAATAGTTGAGGCCAAACGTCTAAAGATATTCACTTTCGGCAGCAAGGTAATTGACACTGACAATGAGTCAACTGTGAATGTTGGTTACTTTGCCGATGTGCCGGGCAATGAAGAT ATCTTTATAGATGAAAACATCACAGTAGGACAGTTCAAACCGTTTTGGTTCAAGAAGGAAGAACCGACTCCATTGATTATATTTCTAAAGTATTTAACACCAAGGGAGTGGAAAACTACAGCAGATGAAAGTCGGAAG gaAATATCTTATCAGGACATTGCGTCATCAAAGAATAGGTCATGTGAATTCGTTCTCCGCTGTATTTCAAGTGTAAGAAGATCCGGTGTACCTTACGCAACGTTTAGGGTTTATCGGCAGCATGACTCGACCAGTATTTCATTTCGTCCAAAG ATATGGAACGATGTTTCCGAAGATGAAGAGCCGTGA
- the LOC139977611 gene encoding uncharacterized protein, which translates to MCPAADLQIMCEDIRATEHFNSVIPAYFHIRNARSDDTEMLTQSLFGLAIAFKGKTVTRKLRWDDGTDLNVLTVARDDPFTTEDEISLDDEIIISGELYQRLVATFTTTGQWVLDACCGTGNGVAVILKSGRNCAGVDWDDDKIKMARVRMARCLASAKRPEEEEEIGIEIEAEEEVEGEEAEEEELELEEEETEEEESI; encoded by the exons ATGTGTCCAGCAGCAGATTTGCAGATTATGTGTGAAGACATAAGGGCAACAGAGCATTTTAATTCTGTGATCCCTGCTTACTTTCACATTAGAAATGCAAGATCAG atgaCACAGAAATGCTCACGCAGAGTCTGTTTGGTCTGGCCATTGCATTTAAGGGGAAGACCGTTACAAGGAAACTTAGATGGGATGATGGCACAGACCTTAATGTGCTTACTGTTGCTAGGGATGATCCTTTTACCACAGAGGATGAAATTTCTTTAGATGATGAAATAATCATCTCAGGAGAGTTGTACCAGAGATTGGTTGCAACATTCACTACAACTGGCCAGTGGGTTTTGGATGCATGTTGTGGCACAG GTAACGGAGTTGCTGTAATTCTGAAAAGTGGGAGGAATTGTGCAGGTGTGGACTGGGATGACGACAAAATAAAGATGGCCAGAGTGAGGATGGCAAGGTGTTTAGCCAGTGCTAAGCGACCAGAAGAGGAGGAAGAAATAGGTATAGAAATAGAAGCAGAGGAGGAAGTAGAAGGTGAGGAGGCAGAAGAGGAGGAGCTGGAACTAGAAGAGGAAGagacagaagaagaagaaagcatTTAG
- the LOC139977925 gene encoding uncharacterized protein isoform X2 has translation MAANHLMPTLLQRLHNETEDHKWQINDITTGASGMVASSQFNDVTSRTYISICIVVGKTIQQIQQHSVNKSMKDRFTQCLSLLEDKTAFVVSFGKNLQFYEVNRGMLYNSITLENGSSCICTKDEDIFVSIISSCTVKVFDIEGRLQRDFLLGNLQHGDYPADMTVVDNILYLCTTLSGHAFAYCLSSSDTSKVISFKNGVTRSSRANSITVHKEKKLVFILWDNVNICIYPDTSSDNIHCTEISHSNKVRITDSNIMFSVNQCKDEILIYDVETIIDLAMLKKQLLSTTTEKNQRDLFHPEEETLDNIPPYPTIRRKTMVGTISLLGRAETANTTYSRLRARRKLAVMIEDTFLKYEQIISNLKSQKEETEKRTQETDELKSTIEELEKNKIEDMRMIESQVNQIKDLQQISSASEEKLQNLTSKNIKLQEDLQEKKETFQRQQLTTEDVNNISVLLQTELNEVKKSIVDLREASETQMSRTTDAQNDIKELRDFIMKQISSEIESVLSPQLSELKTLSDNL, from the exons ATGGCTGCAAATCACCTTATGCCGACGTT ACTTCAACGTTTGCATAACGAAACAGAAGATCATAAATGGCAAATCAATGATATTACCACTGGAGCATCTGGCATGGTGGCTTCCTCTCAATTTAACGACGTTACTAGTAGAACATATATTTCGATCTGTATTGTTGTGGGTAAAACAATTCAACAAATCCAACAGCACTCAGTTAACAAATCTATGAAAGACCGTTTCACACAATGTTTATCTTTACTTGAAGACAAAACCGCATTTGTAGTAAGTTTTGGAAAGAACCTACAATTTTACGAAGTTAACAGAGGTATGCTCTACAATTCCATAACTTTAGAAAACGGATCATCTTGTATTTGTACAAAAGATGAAGACATTTTTGTCTCAATTATTTCTTCATGCACAGTAAAAGTTTTTGACATCGAAGGGCGATTACAAAGAGACTTTCTATTAGGCAACCTTCAGCATGGAGATTACCCTGCGGATATGACTGTGGTAGATAACATATTATACCTATGCACGACCTTGAGTGGCCATGCTTTTGCGTACTGTCTTAGTTCATCGGATACGTCCAAAGTGATTTCATTCAAAAATGGAGTGACACGGTCCAGCAGGGCAAATAGCATTACGGTTCACAAGGAGAAGAAATTGGTCTTCATTCTTTGGGATAATGTAAACATTTGTATTTATCCAGATACATCAAGTGACAATATTCATTGTACTGAAATTTCCCATTCAAATAAAGTGAGAATAACTGATAGCAATATCATGTTTTCCGTAAACCAATGCAAGGACGAAATACTGATCTACGATGTG GAAACCATAATCGACCTAGCGATGCTTAAGAAACAACTTCTGTCAACAACCACAGAAAAGAATCAAAGAGATTTATTCCATCCAGAAGAGGAGACATTAGATAACATTCCACCATATCCTACTATCAGGAGAAAGACAATGGTTGGTACGATATCACTTTTAGGCAGAGCAGAAACTGCGAACACGACATACAGCAGACTAAGGGCTCGACGAAAGCTGGCAGTAATGATTGAAGATACTTTTTTAAAGT ATGAACAAATTATATCGAACTTGAAATCACAAAAGGAGGAAACTGAAAAGCGAACGCAAGAGACCGACGAA TTAAAGTCCACTATTGAAGAACTTGAAAAGAATAAGATCGAAGACATGAGAATGATAGAAAGCCAAGTGAATCAAATTAAAGACTTACAGCAGATTTCATCCGCCTCAGAAGAGAAGTTGCAAAAC CTGACCTCTAAAAACATAAAACTTCAAGAGGATcttcaagaaaagaaagagacaTTTCAACGTCAACAACTGACGACAGAGGACGTGAATAACATTTCCGTTCTCCTCCAAACAGAACTTAATGAA GTGAAAAAGTCTATTGTGGATTTGCGAGAGGCAAGCGAAACTCAAATGTCAAGGACAACAGATGCCCAAAACGATATCAAGGAACTACGTGACTTTATAATGAAG CAAATAAGCTCAGAAATAGAGAGCGTTTTGTCACCTCAGTTGTCTGAACTAAAAACTCTCAGCGATAATCTTTAA
- the LOC139977608 gene encoding uncharacterized protein, producing MYAVAVDGSLLIENIVLAHERTFAVLIFNSEFEEPITYHVDVITTVKPSGCPVINLCGEDKQVCTQEIKRESEVICSIHSRPKIDPYWTKRSEAGDQYMTTQAKSVIKDNVTFISSSLMMDDHFDAASLSLLVCKANDSSHFVYCNESSILILYGSVDYTTATTNMIAVEENAVVTITCTEEQKSFLIWRRLYDNRFENLGYAIFINKYFENATTDYFELDENGALTTQHVKTQHEGLYACIYSDGITDHIALYHLFVYINPIPAYPVINGCRADQYCVLKVNQEGILTCSLHGIRPKVTLSWRTLYAKHSTAISFSKKEVEVVSKGNTFDVVLTSTFKIITNDVSRLTLVCDTDGSTSEIPQWSTEFDLLILGNPVISTTSSLRHSQQSSTIETVGKPGKLLPIILVPTAVVIIILIIAAVIFRVYFRKSRTSIEDPERTELNTMLPGSTDGVSEKMAMFIQQMKTTYENQYSTIRPVPFIRDGIFGIGDIFVEGCMELQTLTGVRGQPNWNVLGSYQCLVVKEYPITSFLRVVEGDPGQGKSTLALQLVYEWCTGNSKSPLKHVDMLIFLRLRRLKGVTSIFQAIKHILLPTDTVLDDNDVKYILQKSPSVVFIFDGYDEFPHRNEETDICNIIKRSMFQNALVILTTRSNVLPKELAPNTSFARLSGFDENARNEYIRKAVKDDPNVAERIKQRMEESPILGEFMVVPLFFSMYAHIIYKWDNQVTFHSVTAFFRYIVSCFYGHEDNKDNDNAEKIRAFGESHARLDELAFNGLSAEEEKITWNKQEMLAVVGEEVYSNFIRIGILVAEDVTNIIDKPGISDSEHIQETTEVRFHHKLFCEWYAATFLSNYIMQISDFELAQVMSRLDPFNLQYVYRFACGLNPEVAPRIIKYLQSLKDGDKFAILCLLETTDEIEKIKENVQELCVETVLLSKDSSKLLQRSTLQLIDIACKLEIQTKCLHLEDCVHHADTTGGIIHLTSGLQISKLAYIKCLKITEIGREFSTEETRNMLKYILCCRDLQKVELECCWLPEDGFDDTYSLTQLQHKNIRVLWIPISFWYRLDSTGKWKEKRGGDMVTDDQYQAEFVRFRDEWRETQWQRSRIGTQ from the exons ATGTATGCAGTTGCTGTTGATGGTTCGCTGTTGATAGAGAACATTGTCTTGGCACACGAGAGAACATTCGCGGTATTGATATTTAATTCAGAATTTGAAGAACCAATAACATATCATGTAGATGTCATTACTACAG TCAAACCTTCCGGATGTCCAGTCATTAACTTATGCGGGGAAGACAAGCAAGTGTGCACACAAGAAATAAAACGTGAAAGTGAAGTCATATGCTCTATACATTCACGACCAAAAATTGACCCCTACTGGACGAAACGCAGTGAAGCAGGTGACCAATACATGACAACACAAGCTAAATCGGTTATAAAGGATAATGTGACATTTATCTCTTCTTCACTGATGATGGACGATCATTTTGATGCAGCTTCATTGTCGCTTTTGGTCTGCAAAGCAAACGATTCTTCacattttgtttattgtaaCGAGTCTTCGATTTTAATACTGTATGGAAGCGTGGACTATACAACGGCCACTACCAATATGATTGCTGTTGAGGAAAATGCAGTGGTGACAATAACATGTACTGAAGAGCAGAAATCTTTCCTAATCTGGAGAAGACTTTATGACAACAGATTTGAGAATCTCGGTTATGCAATTTTTATCAATAAGTACTTTGAGAATGCTACCACGGATTACTTTGAGCTTGATGAAAATGGTGCTTTAACTACACAACACGTGAAAACACAACACGAAGGCCTATACGCTTGTATTTACAGTGACGGTATAACAGATCACATTGCTTTGTACCACCTGTTTGTGTACA tTAATCCAATTCCTGCGTATCCTGTCATTAATGGTTGCAGAGCTGATCAATATTGTGTGTTAAAAGTTAACCAAGAAGGAATCTTAACATGTTCTTTGCATGGAATACGACCAAAGGTTACACTTAGCTGGAGAACGCTTTACGCAAAACATTCAACTGCCATATCCTTTTCCAAGAAAGAAGTAGAAGTTGTATCGAAAGGCAACACATTTGACGTTGTGCTAACTTCTACTTTCAAGATTATTACAAACGATGTATCCAGATTGACGTTGGTTTGTGATACAGATGGATCAACCAGTGAAATACCACAGTGGTCGACGGAATTTGACTTACTTATCCTCGGAA ACCCTGTAATCTCTACAACATCCAGTCTACGCCACAGCCAACAATCGTCAACAATTGAAACGGTTGGAAAGCCGGGAAAATTGTTGCCGATTATTTTGGTTCCTACTGCAGTCGTAATTATCATCTTGATCATTGCTGCTGTAATATTCAGAG TTTACTTCAGGAAAAGTAGGACAAGCATAGAAGACCCCGAAAGAACTGAA CTTAACACAATGCTGCCCGGATCCACAGACGGCGTCTCAG AGAAAATGGCAATGTTTAttcaacaaatgaaaacaacttACGAAAACCAGTACAGCACTATACGACCAGTTCCTTTCATTCGAGACGGAATATTTGGCATAGGCGATATTTTTGTAGAAGGCTGTATGGAGCTTCAAACTTTGACTGGAGTAAGAGGACAGCCTAACTGGAATGTTCTTGGATCTTATCAGTGTCTTGTCGTAAAAGAATATCCAATAACGTCATTCTTACGAGTTGTAGAAGGTGATCCCGGACAGGGCAAATCAACTCTTGCTCTTCAATTGGTGTATGAGTGGTGTACAGGAAACTCAAAATCACCCCTCAAACACGTAGACATGTTAATTTTTCTTCGCCTCAGACGACTAAAAGGTGTAACATCTATATTCCAAGCAATAAAACACATTTTGCTTCCGACGGACACCGTCTTAGACGACAATGACGTAAAATATATTCTTCAAAAGAGCCCATCTGTCGTCTTTATTTTTGATGGTTATGATGAGTTTCCTCATCGGAATGAAGAAACCGATATATGTAATATCATAAAAAGGTCTATGTTTCAAAATGCTTTAGTCATATTAACAACAAGGTCAAATGTTCTACCTAAGGAACTAGCGCCAAATACATCCTTTGCTAGATTGTCAGGCTTCGATGAGAACGCGAGGAATGAATATATTCGTAAGGCGGTGAAAGATGATCCAAATGTCGCAGAACGGATAAAACAGCGTATGGAGGAAAGTCCAATTCTTGGTGAATTTATGGTAGTACCTTTGTTTTTCTCAATGTATGCTCATATCATTTATAAATGGGATAACCAAGTAACTTTTCACTCCGTTACTGCCTTCTTCCGGTATATTGTATCGTGTTTTTATGGCCATGAAGACAACAAAGATAATGACAATGCTGAAAAGATTCGTGCATTTGGAGAATCGCATGCAAGATTGGATGAACTAGCATTTAACGGTCTTTCTGCAGAAGAAGAGAAGATAACTTGgaacaaacaagaaatgttAGCGGTAGTGGGAGAGGAAGTTTATTCAAACTTTATAAGAATTGGTATTTTGGTGGCTGAAGATGTAACCAATATCATAGATAAGCCTGGTATTTCAGATTCGGAGCATATTCAAGAAACTACTGAAGTAAGATTCCATCACAAACTGTTTTGTGAATGGTATGCTGCAACTTTCCTTTCTAACTATATCatgcaaatatcagattttgaattAGCTCAAGTGATGAGTCGGTTAGACCCGTTTAATCTCCAATATGTTTATCGATTTGCATGTGGGCTTAATCCAGAAGTGGCTCCTAGGATTATTAAATACCTGCAAAGCCTTAAAGATGGTGACAAATTTGCAATTCTTTGCTTGCTTGAAACAACAGATGAAATTGAAAAgattaaagaaaatgttcagGAACTTTGCGTAGAGACAGTTCTCTTAAGTAAGGACAGCAGCAAGCTTCTTCAGAGGTCTACATTACAGTTAATTGACATCGCGTGTAAACTTGAG ATTCAAACTAAATGTTTACATCTTGAAGATTGTGTACATCACGCTGACACAACAGGAGGAATCATTCATTTAACGTCGGGTCTACAGATTAGCAAATTGGCTTACATTAAATGCCTTAAAATAACGGAAATTGGTCGAGAGTTCTCTACTGAAGAAACGCGGAACATGTTGAAGTACATACTTTGCTGCAGGGACCTCCAAAAAGTGGA GTTGGAATGTTGCTGGCTACCGGAAGATGGATTTGATGATACCTACAGTTTGACTCAACTTCAACATAAGAACATTCGTG TATTGTGGATACCAATTTCATTTTGGTACCGTCTCGATTCGACCGGAAAATGGAAG GAAAAACGTGGTGGTGATATGGTGACCGATGATCAATACCAGGCAGAG TTTGTTAGATTTCGCGATGAATGGCG AGAAACCCAATGGCAGCGTTCAAGGATTGGTACACAGTAA
- the LOC139977925 gene encoding uncharacterized protein isoform X1, whose product MAANHLMPTLLQRLHNETEDHKWQINDITTGASGMVASSQFNDVTSRTYISICIVVGKTIQQIQQHSVNKSMKDRFTQCLSLLEDKTAFVVSFGKNLQFYEVNRGMLYNSITLENGSSCICTKDEDIFVSIISSCTVKVFDIEGRLQRDFLLGNLQHGDYPADMTVVDNILYLCTTLSGHAFAYCLSSSDTSKVISFKNGVTRSSRANSITVHKEKKLVFILWDNVNICIYPDTSSDNIHCTEISHSNKVRITDSNIMFSVNQCKDEILIYDVETIIDLAMLKKQLLSTTTEKNQRDLFHPEEETLDNIPPYPTIRRKTMVGTISLLGRAETANTTYSRLRARRKLAVMIEDTFLKYEQIISNLKSQKEETEKRTQETDELKSTIEELEKNKIEDMRMIESQVNQIKDLQQISSASEEKLQNLTSKNIKLQEDLQEKKETFQRQQLTTEDVNNISVLLQTELNEVKKSIVDLREASETQMSRTTDAQNDIKELRDFIMKTALQSARKQKLDRRAESKFNRSETLTSVDSGRGSGTGPDHDNAIKEAYRKHQTLENARSKKVNLEASKTITKKGGTLEIIGTDISLDVPQNALAEDCQIRLVLINRTLESDHEVTFSSNSAVIVELSPNGR is encoded by the exons ATGGCTGCAAATCACCTTATGCCGACGTT ACTTCAACGTTTGCATAACGAAACAGAAGATCATAAATGGCAAATCAATGATATTACCACTGGAGCATCTGGCATGGTGGCTTCCTCTCAATTTAACGACGTTACTAGTAGAACATATATTTCGATCTGTATTGTTGTGGGTAAAACAATTCAACAAATCCAACAGCACTCAGTTAACAAATCTATGAAAGACCGTTTCACACAATGTTTATCTTTACTTGAAGACAAAACCGCATTTGTAGTAAGTTTTGGAAAGAACCTACAATTTTACGAAGTTAACAGAGGTATGCTCTACAATTCCATAACTTTAGAAAACGGATCATCTTGTATTTGTACAAAAGATGAAGACATTTTTGTCTCAATTATTTCTTCATGCACAGTAAAAGTTTTTGACATCGAAGGGCGATTACAAAGAGACTTTCTATTAGGCAACCTTCAGCATGGAGATTACCCTGCGGATATGACTGTGGTAGATAACATATTATACCTATGCACGACCTTGAGTGGCCATGCTTTTGCGTACTGTCTTAGTTCATCGGATACGTCCAAAGTGATTTCATTCAAAAATGGAGTGACACGGTCCAGCAGGGCAAATAGCATTACGGTTCACAAGGAGAAGAAATTGGTCTTCATTCTTTGGGATAATGTAAACATTTGTATTTATCCAGATACATCAAGTGACAATATTCATTGTACTGAAATTTCCCATTCAAATAAAGTGAGAATAACTGATAGCAATATCATGTTTTCCGTAAACCAATGCAAGGACGAAATACTGATCTACGATGTG GAAACCATAATCGACCTAGCGATGCTTAAGAAACAACTTCTGTCAACAACCACAGAAAAGAATCAAAGAGATTTATTCCATCCAGAAGAGGAGACATTAGATAACATTCCACCATATCCTACTATCAGGAGAAAGACAATGGTTGGTACGATATCACTTTTAGGCAGAGCAGAAACTGCGAACACGACATACAGCAGACTAAGGGCTCGACGAAAGCTGGCAGTAATGATTGAAGATACTTTTTTAAAGT ATGAACAAATTATATCGAACTTGAAATCACAAAAGGAGGAAACTGAAAAGCGAACGCAAGAGACCGACGAA TTAAAGTCCACTATTGAAGAACTTGAAAAGAATAAGATCGAAGACATGAGAATGATAGAAAGCCAAGTGAATCAAATTAAAGACTTACAGCAGATTTCATCCGCCTCAGAAGAGAAGTTGCAAAAC CTGACCTCTAAAAACATAAAACTTCAAGAGGATcttcaagaaaagaaagagacaTTTCAACGTCAACAACTGACGACAGAGGACGTGAATAACATTTCCGTTCTCCTCCAAACAGAACTTAATGAA GTGAAAAAGTCTATTGTGGATTTGCGAGAGGCAAGCGAAACTCAAATGTCAAGGACAACAGATGCCCAAAACGATATCAAGGAACTACGTGACTTTATAATGAAG ACCGCTCTTCAGTCGGCTCGGAAACAGAAGTTAGACAGAAGAGCAG AATCGAAGTTTAATAGGTCTGAGACATTAACGTCTGTAGATTCAGGG AGAGGTAGTGGGACCGGACCCGATCATGATAACGCCATAAAAGAAGCGTATCGTAAACATCAAACGCTAG AAAACGCCAGAtctaaaaaggtcaatttagAAGCCTCAAAAACAATTACGAAGAAAGGTGGCACATTGGAAATCATCGGTACCGACATTTCTCTCGATGTTCCACAAAATGCTCTCGCAGAAGACTGTCAAATCCGCTTGGTGCTAATAAATCGCACCTTGGAATCAGACCACGAGGTTACGTTTTCTAGTAATTCAGCTGTCATTGTTGAATTATCTCCAAACGGCCGTTAA